A stretch of Desulfomonilia bacterium DNA encodes these proteins:
- a CDS encoding glycosyltransferase yields the protein MKQLTDKPYLSVIIPMFNEEANVWSTIDRVETTLAGLGKSFEILPVNDGSTDSTLEKLHEIADKNPRVRVVSYEKNGGRGKALRYGFKASRGELIASIDADLSYEPEYILEMVRTLQNDQETDIVLASAYMPGGSTVGVPRDRLFISKLGNRILRLSISEDIHTVTCIVRCYRREVIESLDLESDDKEIHLEILSKAIAMGFRIKEIPAVLKARKKGSSKFKFRSTAATHLIFTAFERPVLLFGIIGIMLTLIGLGIGVYILALYLNHTLTPGRPLLMFMAIFILGGMQILSFGFLASQINYLRNEVLRIRRAISPLLEQDKLLEETKTIGLDNIK from the coding sequence ATGAAACAACTTACAGATAAACCTTATTTAAGCGTCATAATACCGATGTTCAATGAAGAAGCAAATGTCTGGTCAACCATTGACAGGGTAGAAACCACATTGGCTGGTCTCGGTAAATCCTTTGAAATTCTGCCTGTAAATGACGGCAGTACCGACTCAACCCTTGAAAAACTTCACGAGATTGCAGATAAAAATCCAAGGGTAAGAGTAGTCTCATACGAGAAAAATGGAGGAAGGGGCAAGGCATTAAGGTATGGTTTCAAAGCGTCAAGGGGTGAACTGATCGCATCCATCGATGCCGACCTTTCCTATGAGCCTGAATATATACTTGAAATGGTGCGCACCCTTCAAAATGATCAAGAAACCGATATTGTTCTGGCAAGCGCCTACATGCCGGGAGGCTCAACCGTTGGCGTGCCCAGAGACAGGCTTTTCATAAGCAAGCTCGGAAACAGAATTCTCAGGCTTTCCATCTCAGAGGACATACACACCGTTACCTGTATAGTGAGATGCTACAGAAGGGAAGTAATAGAAAGCCTCGACCTTGAATCCGACGACAAGGAAATACACCTTGAAATCCTTTCCAAGGCTATCGCAATGGGTTTCAGGATAAAAGAGATTCCGGCTGTTCTGAAAGCAAGGAAAAAAGGATCTTCAAAGTTCAAATTCAGATCGACAGCGGCCACGCACCTTATCTTCACGGCATTCGAAAGGCCTGTTCTGCTTTTTGGAATCATAGGAATCATGTTGACCCTTATAGGATTGGGCATCGGCGTATATATCCTAGCCCTTTATCTGAATCATACATTAACCCCGGGAAGGCCTCTCCTGATGTTCATGGCCATATTCATACTGGGCGGTATGCAGATACTCTCTTTCGGGTTTCTTGCCTCACAGATCAATTATTTGCGAAATGAAGTTTTAAGAATAAGAAGGGCTATTTCCCCTCTGCTGGAACAGGATAAACTGCTTGAAGAGACAAAAACAATTGGTCTTGACAACATCAAGTAG
- the pbpC gene encoding penicillin-binding protein 1C, which produces MKNFLKAGTAAIAAAAALFIIFLAGKPLMPAFEKVRSGYTTSEARLYDRNGILIHEIRRDEKVRKLDWVKLESISEAMKNTVILAEDRRFYSHSGIDWLAVAGSALKGGSRGASTISMQVASFILPEKGKKSFRRGLPQKLRQMRAAVGLERSWTKDQILEAYLNLAGFRGELKGIRAASEGIFQKDPSGINMKEAAVLCAMLPGNRSGPGTIADRAWRIIKLSGISVHEEEIREFAFQAVSRPYYIRAEIALAPHVARQVLKNGITSTRCSLNKNIQEFALSSLQNRLNELLGRNVRDGAVIVADNKTGEILAYVGNSGINSSAVYVDGIKAKRQAGSTLKPFLYGLAIEKRIITAASLLNDTPYDIPTEAGMYIPENYSSRYMGDVSARTALASSLNIPAVRVLELAGKEDFLERLKLSGFSTLNDDPEYYGYSIALGSADVTLFDLTAAYMAIANAGIYLPLKLTPGEPSAAGRRIMDEKASYIITDILSDRQARSPTFAMENVLATRFFSAVKTGTSKDMRDNWCIGFTKKYTVGVWVGNFSGEPMWNVSGMSGAAPIWLDVMNYLHSTDNRADNIRPDGVMEKDISYGRHVEPDRKEVFIEGTEPLGTISAANKHAKPAIAYPTDGAVLAIDPDIPEEFQKVLFKAEPESIYKWKLNGRIIGKGSYMLWKPAKGQYSLALINNMAETHSIHFVVR; this is translated from the coding sequence GTGAAAAATTTCCTGAAAGCCGGAACCGCAGCAATCGCTGCCGCAGCAGCCCTTTTTATTATCTTCCTTGCAGGAAAGCCTCTCATGCCTGCCTTTGAAAAGGTGAGGTCCGGCTACACCACTTCAGAGGCAAGGTTGTATGACAGGAACGGCATTCTCATTCACGAGATCAGGAGAGATGAAAAAGTCAGGAAGCTTGACTGGGTCAAACTGGAATCAATTTCAGAGGCAATGAAAAACACTGTCATTCTGGCGGAAGACAGAAGATTTTATTCGCACTCGGGAATAGACTGGCTTGCCGTTGCAGGTTCAGCCTTGAAAGGGGGATCAAGGGGGGCGAGTACAATATCGATGCAGGTTGCATCATTTATACTCCCTGAAAAGGGTAAAAAAAGCTTCAGGAGAGGCCTTCCCCAGAAATTAAGACAGATGAGGGCTGCCGTCGGTCTTGAAAGGTCATGGACCAAGGATCAGATACTGGAGGCATATCTCAATCTTGCAGGCTTTCGTGGAGAGCTCAAGGGAATTCGAGCCGCATCGGAAGGGATCTTCCAGAAAGACCCTTCAGGAATTAATATGAAGGAGGCGGCTGTTCTTTGTGCCATGCTGCCGGGAAACAGATCAGGCCCCGGCACTATCGCCGACAGGGCATGGAGGATAATAAAGTTATCCGGCATCTCAGTTCATGAGGAAGAGATCAGGGAATTCGCCTTTCAGGCCGTTTCCAGGCCCTATTATATCAGAGCGGAAATCGCCCTGGCCCCGCATGTCGCAAGACAGGTCCTGAAAAATGGCATCACCTCTACAAGATGCAGCCTGAACAAAAACATCCAGGAATTTGCGCTCTCCTCGCTACAGAACAGATTAAACGAGCTCTTGGGCAGAAATGTCCGGGACGGCGCCGTAATCGTTGCCGATAATAAAACAGGCGAAATCCTGGCTTATGTCGGAAACAGCGGTATCAATTCATCCGCCGTGTATGTCGACGGGATAAAGGCAAAAAGGCAGGCAGGCTCCACGTTGAAACCTTTCCTATACGGACTCGCCATAGAAAAAAGAATAATTACAGCGGCGTCACTGCTAAACGACACGCCTTATGACATACCAACCGAGGCCGGGATGTATATCCCTGAAAACTATTCCAGCAGGTACATGGGAGATGTATCTGCAAGGACGGCCCTCGCTTCATCGCTCAATATCCCGGCGGTCAGGGTGCTCGAACTTGCAGGAAAAGAAGATTTTCTTGAGAGGCTCAAGCTATCAGGTTTTTCAACCCTTAACGACGATCCGGAATATTACGGCTATTCGATTGCACTGGGTTCAGCCGACGTGACGCTTTTCGACCTTACAGCCGCTTATATGGCCATAGCAAATGCAGGTATTTACCTGCCCCTTAAATTAACCCCAGGGGAACCCTCAGCTGCAGGCAGAAGGATAATGGATGAGAAGGCATCTTACATCATCACTGACATCCTTTCTGACAGGCAGGCCAGAAGCCCCACCTTTGCGATGGAAAACGTTCTGGCCACAAGGTTTTTCAGCGCCGTGAAGACAGGTACCAGCAAAGATATGCGGGATAACTGGTGCATAGGTTTTACGAAAAAATATACGGTGGGTGTCTGGGTAGGCAATTTTTCAGGCGAACCCATGTGGAATGTCTCGGGCATGAGCGGTGCCGCCCCTATCTGGCTGGATGTGATGAACTATCTACATTCTACGGATAACCGGGCCGATAACATCAGGCCGGACGGGGTCATGGAAAAAGACATATCATATGGCAGACATGTGGAACCTGATAGAAAAGAGGTCTTCATCGAGGGAACAGAACCTCTTGGAACTATATCAGCAGCAAACAAACATGCCAAACCCGCCATCGCTTACCCCACCGACGGCGCAGTGCTGGCAATCGACCCTGATATCCCCGAAGAATTCCAGAAGGTACTTTTCAAGGCTGAACCGGAATCAATATATAAATGGAAACTGAACGGCCGGATAATAGGAAAAGGCAGTTACATGTTATGGAAACCTGCTAAAGGACAATACAGCCTCGCCCTTATTAATAATATGGCTGAAACACATAGCATTCACTTTGTAGTGAGATGA
- a CDS encoding MG2 domain-containing protein, producing the protein MKKNHYHPRLDNLLTAFCVMFLVFTLGASETPSVKTFNPEGTLKDLRQVSVTFSEPMVALGNPADLVPFDIYCQPPGKGRWVDSTTWVYDFGTNLPGGCSCGFVLREGLKSLSGKTLTGKKRFTFSTGGPSIIKVLPESGNSGIENRQIFIIQLDAVPDEASVISKTWFAVKGLREKIGINIIKGQDRKVLLKSARYNGPDENAIVFQAKQTFPDMADVSLIWGKGIKSLSGVATPSEMVMNYKTREQFRAKFICSRERPDAPCIPLSPMELEFTADFPDIYKDKILLKGKNGRIYRPEKQAGLLRFNGPFEENSEYLIDVPKIIRDLDGRRLANSSKFPMRVKTGGMPALAKFSSRFGILEKSDAMLPLTVRNIETSTISDISQSKKTVAGLKIRSLSVPIDNDKLMIDWLKSVAQAKREVSVFRKNSTAQDMRIDFKGRKTDFRVVGIPVRTGGLNIIEVESRMLGTRLNIKSSAAFVPAAALVTNMGVHFKKGLENSLVWVTSLDTAKPVKDAQITLRNCNGDLLWQGTTDRKGILMINSRLPEPSSLPDCKCDINYRESSHALTEICGGIFVFARKESDVSFTHSSWNEGIEPWRFQLSQTDYGDGSLLSAHTVLDRALFKPGETVHMKHYIRQRSVNGFKIASKKDFPDEIAITHTGSYQQYKLPLVLNDAGSGETDWKIPEAAKLGSYEIVLGKKGKAIPGSNEEASYESTITSGMFKIGSFKIPLMKATIQGPKELQVKPVDLDLDITLSYLSGGPAAGRSVKLRSEMRDRVIYPKGYESFTFNAGQIKTGITEDDTDFGYGVFSWDEPSQEAPANGFLKTLDITLDKNGCARAELKGLPVSSSYKTLHTELEYRDPNGEVQTTSNNTAVYPSSLLLGISQDYWNQNQERFKYNIVALDLNERPVADQKIAVDYYQETYNTHRVRMAGGYYAYKNVREIKYMGRLYDGSTDSRGMMNCTGKSAVSGNIILYAHSTDKNGNTASTSTSMWLAGKDDWWFEQSNDDRIDVIPEKTAYEPGDTARFQVRMPFREATALVTMEREGIIDARVIDISGKSPLVELPVKDEYAPNVFVSVLAVRGRIPGTKPTSMFDPGKPSYKLGISGILVGWKAHELTVDVIPDKTVYKIRDVMDVKIKVRNASSLSPAKGGEVSIAAVDEGLLELMPNDSWDILSSMMKTRGYGVETSTAQSMVVGRRHFGLKALPHGGGGGRQLTRDLFDTLLLWKGTLKLDDSGEASIRIPLNDSLTAFRIAAIAVGGAGLFGTGSASVRTSQDLMLISGLPLIAREGDSLRAVFTARNATQRKMDIRVNLSTGAKNDGKYKEITLKNIQPGQSAEAAWDIKVPFGSSGIEYTVSAAEKGGPASDRMKITQKVLPTVPVRTVQAVLARLAPSADIDIKMPEGALTGKSHVKIDLKPSITAGLSGVREYMSRYPYSCLEQNVSKAVSLGDKAAWDEILKKLPSYMDRDFLLKYFPCGSCEGSDVLTSYFLNVSHEGGYAIPGYLKEQLITGLKAFTEGRISKKGPLLTSDLTIRKIAAIDAISRYENIDPQLISTIRTDPVFWPTSTIISWINILNRMTLQEKDKRLAEANRVLRARLVLSGTQMNVPEDSMDNLWWLMVTGDVNASRLILAVLNDKAWNNDIPRLAAGLSARMKNGRWDTTTANAWGTLAFNAFSGKYEKALPAGVTKVTLNGKEFSVDWKTKPDGDNLVFSLPENISRLILTHEGTGSPWASVLLQAAVSPKSPVYAGYSLKKTITPVEQKYKDRYSIGDVLRIRLEIEATTDMTWVVVNDPVPAGASIIQPDLGASFLTGSEKAAGFVFEAFTERSADSIKKYFEYVPRGNFSTEYTIRLNCGGVFNIPPARVEALYSPDIYGEIPGGIMEINK; encoded by the coding sequence ATGAAAAAAAATCATTATCACCCTCGACTGGACAATTTGTTGACGGCGTTTTGCGTAATGTTTCTAGTCTTTACTCTGGGTGCATCCGAGACTCCATCCGTCAAGACATTCAACCCCGAGGGTACACTGAAAGACCTGCGTCAGGTCAGTGTGACCTTCTCCGAACCAATGGTCGCATTGGGAAACCCGGCTGATCTTGTCCCCTTTGATATTTATTGCCAGCCGCCGGGCAAGGGGAGATGGGTCGACAGTACAACATGGGTGTATGACTTCGGAACAAACCTCCCCGGAGGATGCAGTTGCGGTTTTGTTCTCAGGGAAGGCCTTAAATCGCTGTCCGGTAAAACACTCACTGGCAAAAAAAGATTTACATTCTCGACCGGCGGGCCTTCGATCATAAAGGTGCTTCCCGAATCCGGCAACAGCGGAATCGAGAACAGGCAGATTTTCATAATCCAGCTTGATGCAGTTCCCGATGAGGCAAGCGTTATTTCGAAAACATGGTTCGCCGTAAAAGGCCTCCGGGAGAAAATCGGCATCAATATAATTAAGGGCCAGGACAGGAAGGTGCTGCTGAAATCTGCCAGATATAACGGACCAGATGAGAACGCCATAGTCTTTCAGGCAAAACAGACATTCCCTGATATGGCTGATGTAAGTCTTATATGGGGCAAGGGCATCAAATCCTTATCGGGAGTTGCAACTCCAAGTGAGATGGTAATGAACTATAAGACCAGGGAACAGTTCCGGGCAAAGTTTATATGTTCCAGAGAAAGGCCGGATGCGCCTTGCATACCTTTAAGCCCCATGGAACTCGAATTCACAGCGGATTTTCCCGACATATATAAAGATAAAATTCTACTTAAAGGAAAGAACGGCCGAATCTACCGGCCTGAAAAACAGGCTGGATTGTTGAGATTTAACGGTCCTTTTGAAGAGAATTCCGAATACCTTATCGATGTTCCTAAAATCATAAGAGACCTCGATGGCCGCAGACTCGCCAACTCTTCTAAATTCCCGATGCGGGTCAAGACAGGCGGCATGCCGGCGTTGGCCAAATTCTCAAGCCGTTTCGGTATACTGGAAAAATCAGATGCCATGCTTCCCCTAACTGTAAGAAATATCGAGACCTCGACAATATCAGACATTTCTCAATCAAAAAAAACCGTGGCAGGGCTTAAAATAAGGAGTCTGTCCGTTCCAATAGACAATGACAAGCTGATGATAGACTGGCTCAAGAGTGTTGCACAGGCCAAACGAGAAGTTTCTGTCTTCAGGAAGAATTCCACAGCACAAGACATGAGAATCGACTTCAAAGGTCGGAAGACAGATTTCAGGGTAGTCGGAATCCCTGTCCGGACAGGTGGCCTGAACATCATCGAAGTCGAAAGCCGAATGCTTGGAACAAGGCTGAACATAAAATCCTCCGCCGCCTTTGTCCCTGCTGCCGCACTTGTCACAAACATGGGCGTGCATTTCAAAAAAGGCCTTGAAAATTCTCTCGTATGGGTTACATCGCTCGACACCGCCAAGCCCGTTAAAGATGCGCAGATTACCCTCAGGAACTGCAACGGAGACCTTCTCTGGCAGGGAACAACCGATAGAAAAGGCATTCTGATGATAAACAGCAGGCTACCTGAACCCTCATCCCTTCCTGACTGCAAGTGCGATATCAACTACCGGGAGTCGAGCCATGCGCTCACAGAAATATGCGGCGGCATATTCGTTTTCGCCCGTAAGGAAAGCGACGTTTCATTCACACATTCGTCCTGGAACGAAGGGATTGAACCCTGGCGTTTCCAGCTTTCACAAACAGACTACGGTGACGGCAGTTTGTTGTCTGCACATACTGTACTTGACAGGGCTCTGTTCAAACCGGGTGAAACAGTCCACATGAAGCATTACATCAGGCAGAGATCCGTAAACGGCTTCAAGATAGCCTCAAAAAAGGATTTCCCGGATGAGATTGCCATTACTCACACCGGTTCATACCAGCAGTACAAGCTTCCCCTTGTCTTAAACGATGCAGGTTCAGGGGAAACAGACTGGAAAATTCCCGAAGCCGCAAAACTGGGCTCATATGAGATAGTCCTGGGCAAGAAAGGCAAGGCAATTCCCGGTTCAAACGAAGAAGCTTCATATGAGAGCACAATTACTTCAGGCATGTTTAAAATTGGCTCTTTCAAGATCCCCCTGATGAAGGCGACCATCCAGGGGCCGAAAGAGCTTCAGGTAAAGCCTGTTGATTTAGACCTGGACATCACCCTTTCATATCTCTCGGGCGGTCCTGCAGCCGGCAGAAGCGTGAAGCTGCGTTCTGAGATGAGGGACCGGGTCATTTATCCGAAAGGATATGAATCATTCACCTTCAATGCGGGTCAGATAAAAACTGGCATAACCGAAGACGATACCGATTTCGGCTACGGCGTTTTCTCATGGGATGAGCCGTCTCAGGAAGCACCGGCAAATGGATTCCTCAAGACGCTTGATATTACTCTGGATAAGAACGGCTGTGCCAGGGCGGAATTGAAAGGATTGCCGGTTTCATCATCATACAAAACCCTTCACACCGAACTTGAATACCGTGATCCCAACGGTGAGGTTCAGACCACATCAAACAACACCGCCGTATATCCTTCCTCTTTGCTTCTGGGCATAAGCCAGGACTACTGGAACCAGAACCAGGAGAGATTCAAATATAATATAGTTGCACTTGACCTTAATGAAAGGCCTGTCGCAGACCAGAAGATTGCGGTCGATTACTACCAGGAAACATACAACACGCACAGGGTGCGCATGGCCGGCGGATATTATGCCTATAAGAACGTCCGTGAGATAAAATATATGGGACGACTTTATGATGGCTCGACCGACAGCAGGGGCATGATGAACTGCACCGGGAAATCGGCAGTATCCGGAAATATAATCCTTTATGCCCATTCAACGGATAAGAACGGCAACACGGCATCGACAAGCACCAGCATGTGGCTTGCCGGAAAAGATGACTGGTGGTTCGAACAGTCTAACGACGACAGGATCGACGTTATCCCGGAGAAAACCGCTTATGAACCGGGCGATACTGCCCGTTTTCAGGTCAGGATGCCTTTCAGGGAGGCCACGGCGCTTGTAACCATGGAGCGCGAAGGCATAATCGACGCCCGCGTAATTGACATCTCCGGCAAAAGCCCTCTTGTGGAACTGCCGGTAAAAGACGAGTATGCGCCGAATGTCTTCGTCTCCGTTCTTGCTGTTCGCGGCAGGATACCCGGTACGAAACCTACTTCGATGTTCGATCCCGGTAAGCCCTCATACAAGCTTGGAATATCCGGGATACTCGTTGGATGGAAGGCACATGAGCTTACAGTCGATGTGATACCAGACAAGACCGTATATAAGATAAGGGATGTAATGGATGTAAAGATCAAAGTCAGGAATGCATCCAGCCTCTCCCCTGCAAAAGGCGGAGAGGTGTCAATAGCAGCCGTCGATGAAGGACTCCTTGAACTCATGCCGAATGACAGCTGGGATATTCTCTCCTCCATGATGAAGACAAGGGGCTACGGGGTGGAAACGTCAACGGCGCAGTCAATGGTCGTGGGAAGACGGCATTTCGGCCTTAAAGCGCTTCCCCACGGCGGAGGGGGTGGAAGACAGCTTACGCGCGATCTCTTCGACACATTGCTCTTGTGGAAAGGGACACTGAAACTTGACGATTCCGGTGAAGCATCGATCAGAATACCCCTGAACGATTCACTGACTGCATTCAGGATAGCGGCAATCGCCGTGGGCGGCGCCGGTCTTTTCGGCACAGGCAGCGCAAGCGTCAGGACAAGCCAGGACCTGATGCTCATTTCAGGCCTTCCACTGATAGCCCGTGAAGGAGACAGTTTACGGGCGGTCTTTACCGCCAGAAATGCAACTCAGAGAAAAATGGATATCCGGGTAAATCTGTCAACCGGTGCGAAGAACGACGGTAAATATAAGGAGATAACACTTAAGAATATTCAGCCGGGCCAATCTGCTGAGGCCGCATGGGACATAAAAGTGCCCTTCGGTTCATCCGGAATTGAATACACTGTTTCGGCAGCAGAAAAAGGGGGACCTGCCTCAGACAGGATGAAAATCACACAGAAAGTGCTGCCTACAGTCCCTGTAAGAACTGTTCAGGCGGTGCTTGCAAGACTTGCCCCTTCAGCGGACATCGACATTAAAATGCCTGAGGGTGCCCTCACAGGCAAAAGCCATGTGAAAATCGATTTAAAACCTTCGATCACGGCAGGGCTTTCAGGCGTTAGAGAGTACATGTCCCGGTACCCCTACTCATGTCTCGAGCAGAATGTATCAAAGGCTGTTTCACTCGGGGATAAAGCAGCCTGGGATGAGATATTGAAAAAACTGCCTTCATATATGGACAGGGATTTTCTCCTGAAATATTTCCCGTGCGGCTCGTGCGAAGGAAGCGATGTCCTTACTTCATATTTCCTGAACGTTTCACATGAGGGGGGTTATGCCATACCCGGATATCTGAAAGAACAGCTCATTACAGGCCTTAAAGCGTTCACCGAAGGAAGGATATCAAAAAAAGGCCCTCTTCTGACGTCCGACCTCACCATAAGAAAGATCGCAGCAATCGACGCGATAAGCAGGTATGAAAACATCGATCCGCAGCTCATCAGTACGATAAGGACAGATCCGGTCTTCTGGCCCACTTCGACCATCATCAGCTGGATAAACATACTGAACAGGATGACCTTGCAGGAAAAGGACAAACGCCTCGCTGAAGCCAATAGAGTCCTCAGGGCAAGACTGGTACTGAGCGGAACACAGATGAATGTGCCGGAAGATTCCATGGACAATCTCTGGTGGCTTATGGTGACAGGCGACGTAAACGCCTCCCGCCTTATCCTTGCCGTCTTGAATGACAAGGCCTGGAACAATGACATACCCAGACTTGCGGCAGGGCTTTCAGCCCGCATGAAAAACGGCAGATGGGATACCACGACTGCAAATGCATGGGGCACCCTGGCCTTTAATGCGTTTTCCGGAAAATACGAAAAAGCCTTACCCGCCGGTGTTACCAAAGTAACACTGAACGGTAAGGAGTTTTCTGTTGACTGGAAGACAAAGCCCGACGGTGACAATCTTGTTTTTTCATTGCCGGAAAATATATCCAGACTCATACTCACGCATGAGGGAACAGGCTCGCCATGGGCGTCAGTACTGCTTCAGGCCGCTGTTTCACCTAAGTCACCGGTATATGCTGGTTACAGCCTGAAAAAAACTATAACCCCTGTCGAACAGAAATATAAAGACAGATACTCAATCGGGGATGTCCTGAGGATAAGGCTTGAAATTGAAGCGACAACCGACATGACGTGGGTGGTCGTAAACGACCCGGTGCCTGCGGGTGCATCGATTATTCAGCCCGATCTCGGAGCTTCATTCCTGACCGGTTCGGAAAAGGCCGCCGGTTTTGTATTCGAGGCATTCACCGAAAGGTCAGCTGATTCCATCAAAAAATATTTCGAGTACGTTCCCAGAGGAAATTTCTCCACCGAATACACTATACGGCTTAACTGTGGAGGCGTGTTCAACATTCCGCCAGCCAGGGTCGAGGCCCTTTATTCACCCGATATCTATGGTGAAATACCGGGCGGCATCATGGAGATAAATAAGTGA
- a CDS encoding transcriptional repressor, with the protein MNKNSQRITKQKLMIVDELRKVKTHPTAQDVYAMVRRLLPNISLGTVYRNLEMLSDKGDIQRLAFHSGKRRYDGNPNNHPHICCKVCGKVDDLPENMDINEKIIHSITEVCGYEITDYSIELFGICADCRKEKINSK; encoded by the coding sequence ATGAATAAAAATTCACAAAGAATAACCAAACAAAAACTCATGATAGTGGATGAATTAAGAAAAGTAAAAACTCATCCTACAGCTCAGGACGTATATGCAATGGTTCGCAGGCTGCTGCCGAATATCAGTCTTGGCACGGTCTACAGAAATCTTGAGATGCTTTCTGATAAAGGGGATATACAAAGGCTTGCCTTTCATTCAGGCAAGAGGCGTTATGACGGCAACCCGAATAATCATCCGCATATATGCTGCAAGGTATGCGGAAAGGTGGACGATCTTCCGGAAAATATGGATATAAATGAAAAGATCATTCATTCCATTACAGAAGTCTGCGGGTATGAAATTACTGATTACAGCATAGAGCTTTTCGGAATATGTGCTGATTGTAGAAAAGAAAAAATAAATTCAAAATAA
- a CDS encoding rubrerythrin family protein, whose translation MANLKGTKTEKNLLGSFAGESQARNRYTYFASQARKEGYVQIADIFEETANQEKEHAKRFFKFLEGGDVEITAAFPAGVVGTTLENLKAAAAGEYHEWSDMYPGFAKIAREEGFEAIAKVWEAVSIAEKQHEKRYKDLAANIEAGKVFKKDGKIVWRCRNCGYLHEGTEAPASCPACAHPQAYFEVLGENW comes from the coding sequence ATGGCAAACTTAAAGGGAACGAAAACGGAAAAAAATCTTCTCGGTTCTTTTGCCGGGGAATCACAGGCCAGAAACCGCTATACATATTTTGCAAGTCAGGCCAGGAAAGAGGGTTATGTTCAGATAGCTGATATCTTTGAAGAGACGGCGAATCAGGAAAAAGAACACGCAAAAAGGTTCTTTAAATTCCTCGAAGGCGGTGATGTCGAGATAACTGCAGCATTTCCGGCAGGTGTCGTTGGGACCACACTCGAAAACCTGAAGGCGGCAGCGGCAGGCGAATATCACGAGTGGAGCGACATGTATCCGGGATTTGCGAAAATTGCCCGAGAAGAGGGTTTCGAAGCCATAGCCAAAGTCTGGGAAGCGGTTTCAATTGCCGAGAAGCAGCATGAAAAACGCTATAAGGATCTGGCTGCAAACATAGAAGCAGGAAAGGTTTTCAAGAAAGACGGCAAGATTGTATGGCGATGCAGAAACTGCGGATACCTCCACGAAGGTACCGAGGCTCCTGCATCATGCCCTGCATGCGCCCATCCGCAGGCATATTTCGAGGTGCTCGGAGAAAACTGGTAA
- a CDS encoding redoxin domain-containing protein, with amino-acid sequence MKKGIFLTALFLFVSAGLLNADVLKYSKEIGSIKLNVPEDKILRNYLGIKQKEGQFSIPEIRQGILIVEIFNMYCPHCQHYAPKVNELYTRINARADTKGRVMMLGIGVGNSPFEVNIFRKKYDVAFPLFDDKAYSVANKLEGVLTPHFFGMILDGKGGYRVFYSQNGGFENADEFLNSLLKLTSGIK; translated from the coding sequence ATGAAGAAAGGAATCTTTCTTACTGCTTTGTTCTTGTTTGTATCGGCAGGTTTGTTGAACGCGGATGTACTGAAATATTCAAAAGAAATCGGAAGCATTAAACTGAATGTTCCGGAAGATAAGATTTTAAGAAATTATCTGGGAATAAAGCAGAAAGAAGGTCAGTTTAGCATTCCTGAAATCAGGCAGGGAATATTGATTGTCGAAATATTCAACATGTACTGCCCTCATTGCCAGCACTATGCACCGAAGGTCAATGAACTTTATACAAGGATAAATGCAAGAGCTGATACAAAAGGCCGTGTGATGATGCTTGGCATAGGTGTGGGTAATTCTCCGTTCGAAGTGAATATTTTCAGGAAGAAGTATGATGTAGCCTTTCCATTGTTCGATGACAAAGCGTACAGTGTAGCAAACAAACTGGAAGGAGTTCTGACTCCTCATTTCTTTGGCATGATCCTTGATGGAAAAGGCGGCTACAGGGTTTTTTATTCACAGAACGGCGGGTTTGAAAATGCCGACGAGTTTTTAAACAGCCTGCTCAAGCTTACTTCCGGTATAAAATAG
- a CDS encoding peroxiredoxin has product MKRFFPMIFLVLFLSVPAFSASEAFKDNIYNPGSLKPVDSQTTLKTGDAAPDFDLPAVSGGHIKLSDFRGKKNVVISFVPAAWTPVCSDQWPGYNIVKELFDANDTILIGISVDSIPTLYAWTKQMGSLWFPVLSDFWPHGAVARSYGVLRTNGTSERAIFIIDKKGFIRYIDVHDINTRPELENIIGALEKLSR; this is encoded by the coding sequence ATGAAGCGGTTTTTTCCGATGATTTTTCTTGTCCTGTTTTTGTCTGTTCCGGCTTTTTCGGCGTCTGAAGCCTTTAAAGATAATATCTATAATCCGGGAAGCCTTAAGCCGGTCGACAGCCAGACAACCCTTAAGACTGGAGATGCCGCCCCGGATTTCGATTTACCTGCGGTTTCCGGGGGACATATAAAACTTTCCGATTTCAGAGGGAAGAAGAATGTGGTCATATCTTTTGTGCCTGCTGCATGGACACCCGTATGTTCTGACCAGTGGCCGGGATATAATATCGTCAAGGAACTCTTTGATGCAAATGATACAATTCTCATAGGCATCAGCGTTGACAGTATTCCCACCCTTTATGCCTGGACAAAACAGATGGGGTCGCTCTGGTTCCCGGTCCTTTCCGACTTCTGGCCACACGGAGCTGTTGCCCGGAGTTACGGAGTTTTGAGAACGAACGGGACCTCCGAGAGGGCCATATTCATTATCGATAAAAAAGGTTTCATAAGATACATCGATGTGCACGATATCAATACCCGGCCGGAGCTCGAAAATATTATCGGTGCTCTTGAAAAGCTGTCCCGATAA